One window from the genome of Streptomyces sp. NBC_01476 encodes:
- a CDS encoding LCP family protein, with protein sequence MAESSDDGRDDAGTEAGTDISTEAGADAGTKRGTAEDPGDRTAEDGEGTGDATEGAPDSPAAPDDDPARRLRRRRRTRRVLYGALILLCTGILLSAGTAYWAYQHYTGRVVRIPNAFPTNVPKAALPPPSKDGSETFLLVGVDARSDLPTTGKDAKAPEWKPGAQRSDTMMLVHLPADHKHAYIVSLPRDSWVAIPGHGKAKLNAAFSWGGPPLLIDTVQRLTKVKIDHLAVIDWSGFKQLTDAVGGVDITVDKTVSRLNGGGPGAVWSAGTHHMDGSEALDYVRERYGLPNGDLDRTHRQQNFLRAVLSKMLSGGTFSNPLKLKKTLDQVTSVVSVDDQLSNGDLRGLVWSMRDVRSSDMAFMNAPVAGFDTIQKQSVVLLDQNGSADLWEAMRNDTMTDFVATHSLDTLGDKVS encoded by the coding sequence GTGGCCGAGAGTAGTGACGACGGCAGAGACGACGCCGGTACGGAAGCCGGTACGGACATCAGCACGGAAGCCGGAGCGGACGCCGGTACGAAGCGGGGCACGGCGGAGGACCCGGGGGACCGTACGGCGGAGGACGGCGAAGGTACCGGTGACGCCACCGAAGGTGCCCCAGACTCCCCTGCCGCCCCCGACGACGACCCCGCCCGCCGCCTCCGGCGCCGCCGCCGCACCCGCCGGGTCCTCTACGGCGCCCTCATCCTTCTGTGCACCGGCATCCTGCTCTCCGCCGGCACCGCCTACTGGGCCTACCAGCACTACACCGGCCGCGTCGTCCGCATCCCCAACGCCTTCCCCACCAATGTGCCCAAGGCGGCCCTGCCGCCGCCCTCCAAGGACGGCAGCGAGACCTTCCTGCTGGTCGGCGTGGACGCCAGGTCCGACCTGCCGACCACCGGCAAGGACGCCAAGGCGCCGGAGTGGAAGCCCGGCGCCCAGCGCAGCGACACGATGATGCTGGTCCACCTGCCCGCCGACCACAAGCACGCCTACATCGTCTCGCTGCCCCGCGACTCCTGGGTCGCCATCCCCGGCCACGGCAAGGCCAAGCTGAACGCCGCGTTCTCCTGGGGCGGCCCGCCGCTGCTCATCGACACCGTGCAGCGGCTCACCAAGGTGAAGATCGACCACCTGGCGGTCATCGACTGGAGCGGCTTCAAGCAGCTCACCGACGCGGTCGGGGGAGTGGACATCACCGTCGACAAGACGGTCTCCCGGCTCAACGGCGGGGGCCCCGGCGCGGTCTGGTCGGCCGGCACCCACCACATGGACGGCAGCGAGGCGCTGGACTACGTCCGCGAGCGCTACGGCCTGCCCAACGGCGACCTGGACCGTACCCACCGGCAGCAGAACTTCCTGCGGGCGGTGCTCTCCAAGATGCTGTCGGGCGGCACCTTCAGCAATCCGCTCAAGCTCAAGAAGACGCTGGACCAGGTGACGTCCGTGGTGAGCGTGGACGACCAGCTCTCCAACGGCGACCTGCGCGGCCTGGTGTGGAGCATGCGGGACGTCCGTTCGTCGGACATGGCCTTCATGAACGCGCCGGTGGCCGGCTTCGACACGATCCAGAAGCAGTCGGTGGTGCTGCTGGACCAGAACGGCTCCGCGGACCTGTGGGAGGCGATGCGCAACGACACGATGACCGACTTCGTGGCGACGCATTCGCTGGACACTCTCGGCGACAAGGTGTCGTGA
- a CDS encoding LCP family protein, with translation MALMVITVSGIGHAVVTGVNGAIGRVDAFGGMQGRPDGTKGTNFLLVGTDGRDGLDPAEKQLYHLGGAPCHCTDTIMLVHLSADRQRASIVSIPRDTYVRLPNTPGHSGAGAVPAAARPTPARPPLTTHPAKINEAFADGGAKLTVHTVEQMTGVHIDHYLEVDFTSFMKTVDVIGGVPVCTTVPLKDSYSGLDLPVGTTTLDGGQALQYVRSRHTDGSADLGRMQRQQKFLAQIIHKITSEKTLSNPVALTRIARTVLGSVRADQGLGTTDLIALAKGMKGLSASSSEFTSVPLSNLDYKVPGIGSTVKWDSTKAGKLWAAIRADQPLAPPHPKSPHGGVKVDVDPAQVRVKVANGTDTNGLAATVQKALKATGFVTPGLPTTAAQKADRTVIRYDPRWDHSAKSLAAALPGARLMPVTGLGPVLRVTLGADFTKVTPVSVAKNSVGENAVTGDEVVCA, from the coding sequence ATGGCCCTGATGGTGATCACCGTCAGCGGGATCGGCCACGCGGTCGTCACCGGCGTCAACGGCGCGATCGGCCGGGTGGACGCCTTCGGCGGGATGCAGGGCCGCCCGGACGGCACCAAGGGCACCAATTTCCTGCTCGTGGGCACCGACGGCCGCGACGGCCTGGACCCGGCAGAGAAGCAGCTCTACCACCTCGGCGGGGCGCCCTGCCACTGCACGGACACCATCATGCTGGTCCACCTCTCGGCGGACCGGCAGCGCGCCAGCATCGTCAGCATCCCGCGCGACACCTATGTACGGCTGCCCAACACCCCGGGACACAGCGGCGCGGGCGCCGTGCCCGCCGCGGCCCGGCCCACGCCGGCCCGGCCGCCGCTCACCACCCATCCCGCCAAGATCAACGAAGCGTTCGCGGACGGCGGTGCGAAGCTCACCGTGCACACCGTCGAGCAGATGACCGGCGTGCACATCGACCACTACCTGGAGGTGGACTTCACCAGCTTCATGAAGACGGTGGACGTCATCGGCGGTGTCCCGGTGTGCACCACCGTCCCGCTGAAGGACTCCTACAGCGGTCTCGACCTCCCGGTCGGCACGACCACGCTGGACGGCGGCCAGGCGCTGCAGTACGTACGCTCCCGGCACACCGACGGCTCGGCGGACCTGGGGCGGATGCAGCGGCAGCAGAAGTTCCTGGCCCAGATCATCCACAAGATCACCAGCGAGAAGACGCTGAGCAACCCGGTGGCGCTGACCCGGATCGCCCGTACCGTGCTCGGCTCCGTCCGTGCCGACCAGGGACTCGGAACGACCGATCTGATCGCGCTCGCCAAGGGGATGAAGGGCCTGTCGGCAAGCTCCTCCGAGTTCACGTCGGTGCCGCTGAGCAACCTCGACTACAAGGTCCCGGGGATCGGCTCGACCGTGAAGTGGGACAGCACGAAGGCGGGCAAGCTCTGGGCGGCGATCCGGGCCGACCAGCCGCTCGCCCCACCGCACCCGAAGTCCCCGCACGGAGGCGTCAAGGTCGATGTCGACCCGGCGCAGGTCCGCGTGAAGGTCGCCAACGGCACGGACACCAACGGGCTGGCCGCCACCGTGCAGAAGGCGCTCAAGGCCACCGGCTTCGTCACCCCGGGCCTGCCGACCACGGCCGCGCAGAAGGCGGACCGGACCGTGATCCGCTACGACCCCCGGTGGGACCACTCGGCGAAGTCGCTCGCGGCGGCGCTGCCGGGGGCGCGGCTGATGCCGGTGACCGGTCTCGGCCCGGTGCTGCGGGTCACACTGGGCGCCGACTTCACCAAGGTCACGCCGGTGTCGGTGGCGAAGAACAGCGTGGGCGAGAACGCGGTCACCGGCGACGAGGTGGTGTGCGCCTAG
- a CDS encoding LCP family protein, whose product MNGWSDDTERRRLSEPPLPPELSPRRAAATGGVPPQATRRPQPGGGPGGPYGPPPAGGPGGGGPRTPRWSTRRKVGYTVLGLVVVLLVVSVSTYFWADSKVRREVDLSKVEDRPPAGKGTNYLIVGSDSREGLTKEQEKQLHTGADSGQRTDSMMILHTGDNGTTMMSLPRDSYVTIPAFTGQQTHKRYAASTHKLNRAYSDGGPELLTRTIEYNTGIHIDHYAEIGFSGFVNLVDALGGVNMCLDKAVHDKASGADFKAGCQKLDGKQSLAFVRQRHQEADQDLGRMRNQQKFLSTLAHQAASPSTILNPFKLYPVIGSGLDTLIVDKKMSLPDLASMFWAMKGVTGGSGNSITVPIANSNYMTPNDGDAVKWDMTKAKTLFDELKNDQKVTVGTSK is encoded by the coding sequence ATGAACGGTTGGAGCGATGACACCGAGCGGCGCCGGCTCTCCGAGCCCCCGCTGCCCCCAGAACTGTCGCCGCGCCGGGCCGCTGCCACCGGTGGTGTCCCGCCGCAGGCCACCCGCCGCCCGCAGCCGGGCGGCGGCCCCGGCGGTCCGTACGGCCCGCCGCCCGCCGGGGGCCCCGGCGGCGGGGGTCCGCGCACACCGCGCTGGAGCACCCGCAGGAAGGTCGGGTACACCGTGCTCGGCCTGGTCGTGGTGCTGCTCGTGGTGTCCGTGTCCACCTACTTCTGGGCGGACTCCAAGGTGCGCCGCGAGGTGGACCTCAGCAAGGTCGAGGACCGGCCGCCGGCGGGCAAGGGCACCAACTACCTGATCGTCGGTTCCGACAGCCGTGAGGGCCTCACCAAGGAGCAGGAGAAGCAGCTGCACACCGGTGCGGACAGCGGCCAGCGCACCGACTCCATGATGATCCTGCACACCGGTGACAACGGCACCACGATGATGAGCCTGCCGCGTGACTCGTACGTCACCATCCCGGCCTTCACCGGGCAGCAGACGCACAAGCGGTACGCCGCCTCCACGCACAAGCTCAACCGCGCGTACTCCGACGGCGGCCCCGAGCTGCTCACCCGGACCATCGAGTACAACACCGGCATCCACATCGACCACTACGCGGAGATCGGCTTCTCTGGCTTCGTGAACCTGGTCGACGCGCTCGGCGGTGTGAACATGTGCCTGGACAAGGCGGTGCACGACAAGGCGTCCGGTGCCGACTTCAAGGCCGGCTGCCAGAAGCTGGACGGCAAGCAGTCCCTCGCCTTCGTGCGGCAGCGCCACCAGGAGGCCGACCAGGACCTCGGCCGGATGCGGAACCAGCAGAAGTTCCTGTCCACCCTGGCCCACCAGGCCGCGTCGCCGAGCACCATCCTCAACCCGTTCAAGCTCTACCCGGTGATCGGCTCCGGCCTGGACACGCTGATCGTGGACAAGAAGATGAGCCTGCCCGACCTGGCCTCGATGTTCTGGGCCATGAAGGGCGTCACCGGCGGCAGCGGTAACTCGATCACGGTGCCGATCGCCAACTCCAACTACATGACCCCGAACGACGGCGACGCCGTCAAGTGGGACATGACCAAGGCCAAGACGCTCTTCGACGAGCTGAAGAACGACCAGAAGGTGACGGTGGGCACCAGCAAGTAG
- a CDS encoding LCP family protein: MDAQGPDYVDPADQWVLNPATGMYELRLEPPAAPPPAPEAPAPAPPPPPSRPAQPPQGGRRAAAPAGGRSSRRKPKKSGNRKAVLWAAGVAGVAVVAGGAGILASGHSASGNGISTVAVGDAGAATLSATGPMNLLLIGTDKGAATTTVLLHVAADRSNATAVGIPADLVTSIPDCPAVRGGDGESVPGSPQKAASPKVAESLGSDGRDPGCTMRLVRQLTGIPVDHFMMLGSAKVQALSAAAGGDDVCFAKLPGDDGQLRSLVTGKALTVDTPLGTPAALDALAKDLARVDAKHLTFTTLPVKENPADPTHGTVVVDQTGAAQLDAMIKNDVPVTAGPPKPDPRLVGSKATPHNTRVTVLNGSGVFGASQDVLAWLQNEKGVNRSANGGDAPAKLAKTTLEYAPNQADQARSLAAMMSLPASALHQGTKDVAPLTYMTLTLGADYTAPGTPIGPPTTPPKGLRVVTADSTVCAG; the protein is encoded by the coding sequence GTGGACGCACAAGGGCCTGACTATGTGGACCCGGCGGACCAGTGGGTGCTGAATCCGGCGACGGGCATGTACGAGTTGCGGCTGGAACCGCCTGCCGCGCCGCCGCCCGCACCCGAGGCACCGGCGCCCGCGCCGCCCCCTCCCCCGTCCCGGCCGGCGCAGCCGCCACAGGGCGGCAGGCGGGCCGCCGCGCCGGCCGGCGGGCGCAGCAGCAGGCGCAAGCCGAAGAAGTCCGGCAACCGCAAGGCGGTGCTCTGGGCGGCCGGTGTGGCCGGCGTCGCCGTGGTCGCGGGCGGCGCCGGGATCCTCGCCTCCGGGCACTCGGCCTCCGGCAACGGCATCAGCACAGTGGCCGTCGGGGATGCCGGAGCCGCCACCCTGTCGGCCACCGGCCCGATGAACCTGCTGCTCATCGGCACCGACAAGGGCGCCGCCACCACCACGGTCCTGCTGCATGTGGCAGCCGACCGCAGCAACGCGACCGCTGTGGGCATCCCGGCCGACCTCGTGACGAGCATCCCTGACTGCCCCGCGGTGCGGGGCGGCGACGGCGAGTCCGTGCCGGGCTCGCCCCAGAAGGCCGCCTCCCCGAAGGTCGCCGAGAGCCTCGGCTCCGACGGCCGTGACCCGGGCTGCACGATGCGCCTGGTCAGGCAGCTCACCGGCATCCCCGTCGACCACTTCATGATGCTCGGCTCGGCGAAGGTGCAGGCGCTGTCGGCGGCGGCCGGCGGTGACGACGTCTGCTTCGCGAAGCTGCCGGGCGACGACGGGCAGCTGCGCTCGCTGGTCACCGGCAAGGCGCTCACCGTCGACACCCCGCTCGGCACGCCGGCCGCGCTCGACGCGCTGGCCAAGGACCTCGCCCGGGTCGACGCCAAGCACCTCACCTTCACCACCCTGCCGGTGAAGGAGAATCCGGCCGACCCCACGCACGGCACCGTCGTGGTCGACCAGACCGGGGCGGCGCAGCTCGACGCCATGATCAAGAACGACGTCCCGGTCACCGCGGGACCGCCCAAGCCCGATCCCAGACTCGTCGGGTCCAAGGCCACTCCGCACAACACCCGGGTCACCGTCCTCAACGGCAGCGGTGTCTTCGGCGCTTCCCAGGACGTCCTCGCCTGGCTGCAGAACGAGAAGGGCGTCAACCGGTCGGCGAACGGCGGGGACGCGCCCGCCAAACTCGCGAAGACCACCCTGGAGTACGCCCCCAACCAGGCCGACCAGGCCCGCTCGCTGGCCGCCATGATGAGCCTGCCCGCCTCCGCGCTGCACCAGGGCACCAAGGACGTCGCGCCGCTCACGTACATGACGCTCACCCTGGGCGCGGACTACACGGCACCGGGGACGCCGATCGGGCCGCCGACCACCCCGCCGAAGGGGCTGCGGGTGGTGACGGCGGACAGCACGGTCTGCGCGGGGTGA
- a CDS encoding acyl-CoA dehydrogenase family protein has product MAGSSDFDLFRLSEEHDALRDAVRSLAEAKIAPYAAEVDEQARFPQEARDALETSDLHAIHVPEAYDGSGADALSTVIVIEEIARVCASSSLIPAVNKLGSLPVQLAGSEELKTRYLGALARGEGMFSYCLSEPDAGSDAAGMKTRAVRDGDSYVLNGVKRWITNAGVSEFYTVMAVTDPEKRSRGISAFVVEKGDEGVSFGAPEKKLGIKGSPTREVYFDNVRIPASRIIGAEGTGFATAMKTLDHTRITIAAQALGIAQGALDYAKGYVKERKQFGKAIAEFQGIQFMLADMAMKLEAARQLTYAAAAKSERTDADLTFFGAAAKCFASDAAMEITTDAVQLLGGYGYTRDYPVERMMRDAKITQIYEGTNQVQRIVMARNLPA; this is encoded by the coding sequence GTGGCCGGATCCTCCGACTTCGACCTTTTCCGCCTCTCGGAGGAGCACGACGCGCTCCGGGACGCCGTGCGTTCGCTGGCCGAGGCGAAGATCGCGCCCTATGCCGCGGAGGTGGACGAGCAGGCCCGTTTCCCCCAGGAGGCGCGTGACGCCCTGGAGACCAGTGACCTGCACGCGATCCACGTGCCCGAGGCGTACGACGGATCCGGTGCTGACGCGCTCTCCACGGTGATCGTGATCGAGGAGATCGCCCGGGTGTGCGCCTCCTCCTCGCTCATCCCCGCGGTCAACAAGCTCGGTTCGCTGCCGGTGCAGCTGGCGGGTTCCGAGGAGCTCAAGACCCGCTACCTGGGCGCGCTGGCCCGCGGCGAGGGCATGTTCTCCTACTGCCTGTCCGAGCCGGACGCCGGCTCCGACGCGGCCGGGATGAAGACCCGCGCGGTCCGCGACGGCGACTCCTATGTGCTCAACGGCGTCAAGCGGTGGATCACCAACGCCGGTGTCTCCGAGTTCTACACGGTGATGGCCGTCACCGATCCGGAGAAGCGCTCCAGGGGCATCTCCGCCTTCGTGGTGGAGAAGGGCGACGAGGGGGTCTCCTTCGGCGCCCCGGAGAAGAAGCTCGGCATCAAGGGCTCCCCGACCCGTGAGGTCTACTTCGACAACGTCCGTATCCCCGCGAGCCGGATCATCGGCGCCGAGGGCACCGGCTTCGCCACCGCGATGAAGACCCTCGACCACACCCGGATCACCATCGCCGCCCAGGCCCTCGGCATCGCCCAGGGCGCCCTGGACTACGCCAAGGGGTACGTCAAGGAGCGCAAGCAGTTCGGCAAGGCGATCGCGGAGTTCCAGGGCATCCAGTTCATGCTCGCCGACATGGCCATGAAGCTGGAGGCCGCCCGGCAGCTGACCTACGCCGCCGCCGCCAAGTCCGAGCGGACCGACGCCGACCTGACGTTCTTCGGTGCCGCCGCCAAGTGCTTCGCCTCCGACGCGGCCATGGAGATCACCACCGACGCCGTCCAGCTGCTCGGCGGATACGGCTACACCCGCGACTATCCGGTGGAACGGATGATGCGCGACGCCAAGATCACCCAGATCTATGAAGGCACCAACCAGGTGCAGCGGATCGTCATGGCACGCAACCTCCCGGCGTAA
- a CDS encoding glycosyltransferase family 2 protein encodes MNAATDPTTHSALPAVSVIMPVLDEERHLRNAVRHILGQDYPGELEVVIALGPSKDRTDAIAAELVAEDPRVHTVPNPTGRTPAALNAAIKASRHPVVVRVDGHGMLSADYIATAVRLLAETGAANVGGIMHAEGENNWEHAVAAAMTARIGVGNAAFHTGGVAAPADTVYLGVFRREVLEQQDGYNVEFIRAQDWELNYRIREAGHLIWFSPELKVSYRPRPNVRALAKQYKDYGRWRRVVTRYHRGSVNLRYLAAPAALLANVAGIVVGAALTPWALLVPAAYVVGITAGSLPAGRGLPFGARLRIPLALATMHMCWGYGFLTSPRSLARKVIASRRPAVTAPAGQPADV; translated from the coding sequence ATGAACGCCGCCACTGACCCCACCACGCACTCCGCGCTCCCGGCCGTCTCCGTGATCATGCCGGTGCTCGACGAGGAGCGCCATCTGCGCAACGCCGTCCGGCACATCCTCGGCCAGGACTATCCCGGTGAGCTGGAAGTCGTCATCGCGCTCGGGCCGTCCAAGGACCGCACCGACGCGATCGCCGCCGAACTGGTCGCGGAGGACCCCCGGGTCCACACCGTGCCCAACCCCACCGGCCGCACCCCCGCCGCGCTCAACGCCGCCATCAAGGCGTCCCGCCACCCCGTCGTGGTCCGGGTCGACGGGCACGGCATGCTCTCCGCCGACTACATCGCCACCGCGGTCCGCCTGCTGGCGGAGACCGGCGCGGCCAACGTCGGTGGCATCATGCACGCCGAGGGTGAGAACAACTGGGAGCACGCGGTCGCGGCCGCGATGACCGCCAGGATCGGCGTCGGCAACGCGGCCTTCCACACCGGCGGCGTGGCGGCCCCCGCCGACACCGTCTACCTCGGTGTCTTCCGCCGCGAGGTGCTGGAGCAGCAGGACGGCTACAACGTGGAGTTCATCCGCGCCCAGGACTGGGAGCTGAACTACCGCATCCGTGAGGCCGGTCATCTCATCTGGTTCTCGCCCGAGCTGAAGGTCTCCTACCGGCCGCGGCCGAACGTGCGCGCGCTCGCCAAGCAGTACAAGGACTACGGCCGCTGGCGCCGCGTCGTCACCCGCTACCACCGCGGCTCGGTCAACCTGCGCTATCTCGCCGCCCCCGCGGCCCTGCTGGCGAATGTGGCCGGCATCGTCGTCGGCGCCGCCCTGACCCCGTGGGCGCTGCTCGTCCCGGCCGCGTACGTCGTCGGGATCACGGCCGGCTCCCTCCCGGCCGGCCGCGGCCTGCCGTTCGGCGCCCGGCTCCGTATCCCGCTGGCGCTGGCCACCATGCACATGTGCTGGGGCTACGGCTTCCTGACCAGCCCCCGCTCGCTGGCCCGCAAGGTCATCGCCAGCCGCCGCCCGGCGGTCACCGCCCCGGCCGGCCAGCCGGCGGACGTATGA
- a CDS encoding acyl-CoA thioesterase translates to MSAHDTNLLGTVHGGVVMKLVDDAAGAVAGRHSGGPAVTGAMDEMAFLEPVRVGDLLHVKAQINWTGKTSMEVGVRVVAERWNESGPAKQVASAYLVFVAVDAEGKPRPVPQVIPETERDRRRRQEAQIRRTHRLARRRAIVELRRERTAEGLEE, encoded by the coding sequence ATGAGCGCGCACGACACCAACCTGCTGGGCACCGTGCACGGCGGGGTGGTGATGAAGCTGGTGGACGACGCGGCCGGCGCCGTGGCAGGACGGCACTCCGGGGGCCCGGCGGTGACCGGCGCGATGGACGAGATGGCCTTCCTCGAACCGGTCAGGGTCGGCGACCTCCTCCATGTGAAGGCCCAGATCAACTGGACCGGCAAGACCTCCATGGAGGTCGGCGTCCGGGTGGTCGCCGAGCGCTGGAACGAATCGGGCCCCGCCAAGCAGGTCGCCAGCGCGTATCTGGTCTTCGTGGCCGTGGACGCGGAGGGCAAACCGCGTCCGGTGCCACAGGTGATCCCGGAGACCGAACGCGACCGCAGGCGTCGCCAGGAGGCCCAGATCCGCCGCACCCACCGCCTGGCCCGCCGCCGCGCGATCGTGGAGCTGCGCCGGGAGCGCACGGCGGAGGGACTGGAGGAATAG
- a CDS encoding LAETG motif-containing sortase-dependent surface protein, whose amino-acid sequence MSINRRTAIAVRSIGVASAAAALALGVAGNAFACNIGDFTPTLACDTATGKSTVTVVDTDASRPVVVTVNNGSTQVGTGTFTDRSNTFVVPVQWVPNATYTVHVTVGQGSRPILDKDLDVKLPVGADACETPAPPSSPPPTSPTDTPTTDTPTTAPSESATPTATATTVAPVVADTNAPSPAAGGSQNLAETGGSSSTPIIAGIAAALVVVGGGSVFALRRRKPAAH is encoded by the coding sequence GTGTCCATTAACCGCCGCACCGCGATAGCGGTGCGTTCCATTGGTGTCGCCTCCGCCGCAGCCGCTCTCGCGCTGGGCGTCGCAGGCAACGCGTTCGCTTGCAACATCGGTGACTTCACTCCGACCCTCGCGTGCGACACCGCGACCGGCAAGAGCACCGTCACGGTCGTCGACACCGACGCCTCGCGTCCGGTGGTCGTCACGGTGAACAACGGTTCCACCCAGGTGGGTACCGGCACCTTCACCGACCGCAGTAACACCTTCGTGGTCCCCGTGCAGTGGGTGCCCAACGCGACCTACACCGTCCACGTGACGGTCGGTCAGGGCAGCCGTCCCATCCTGGACAAGGACCTCGACGTCAAGCTGCCGGTCGGCGCCGACGCGTGCGAGACGCCCGCTCCGCCCTCCAGCCCGCCGCCCACGTCCCCGACGGACACCCCGACCACCGACACGCCCACCACCGCGCCGTCCGAGTCCGCGACTCCGACGGCGACCGCGACCACCGTCGCTCCGGTCGTCGCCGACACCAACGCGCCGTCCCCGGCCGCCGGTGGCAGCCAGAACCTGGCCGAGACCGGTGGCAGCAGCAGCACCCCGATCATCGCGGGCATCGCCGCGGCGCTGGTCGTCGTCGGCGGTGGCTCGGTGTTCGCGCTGCGCCGCCGCAAGCCGGCCGCGCACTGA
- a CDS encoding GtrA family protein — MSGLRTLRSRLRRAYREIMKFGAVGLVGVLVNIGVFNLLRHSTQLQTVRASIIATIVAIVFNYIGFRYFTYRDRDKAGRTRELSLFLLFSAVGLVIENGVLYLATYGFGWDSQLQSNIFKFAGIGVATLFRFWSYRTWVFRTIPAREAVEQAESFLTVADRRPAPGLTAEPDRQRAKKAS; from the coding sequence ATGAGCGGACTGCGCACGCTGCGTTCCCGGCTGCGTCGGGCTTACCGCGAGATCATGAAGTTCGGGGCGGTCGGCCTCGTGGGTGTGCTGGTCAATATCGGCGTGTTCAACCTGCTGCGGCACAGCACTCAGCTGCAGACCGTACGGGCCAGCATCATCGCCACGATCGTCGCCATCGTCTTCAACTACATCGGATTCCGGTACTTCACCTACCGGGACCGGGACAAGGCCGGCCGGACCAGGGAACTCAGCCTGTTCCTGCTCTTCAGCGCTGTTGGTCTGGTCATTGAGAACGGTGTGCTCTACCTGGCGACGTACGGCTTCGGCTGGGACAGCCAGCTGCAGAGCAACATCTTCAAGTTCGCCGGCATCGGGGTCGCGACCCTCTTCCGCTTCTGGTCCTACCGCACCTGGGTCTTCCGCACGATTCCGGCCCGGGAGGCCGTGGAGCAGGCCGAGTCCTTCCTCACCGTGGCGGACCGCCGCCCGGCCCCGGGGCTGACGGCCGAGCCCGACCGGCAGCGCGCGAAAAAGGCGAGCTGA
- a CDS encoding UDP-glucose dehydrogenase family protein has product MPLKLTVIGTGYLGATHAAAMAELGFEVLGLDIDPRKIEMLARGKVPMYEPGLEELLAQHVAGMDGSSGRLRFTTSWEEVADFGDVHFVCVNTPQKHNEYACDMSYVESAFSLLAPHLRRPALVVGKSTVPVGSAERLAQTLRTLAPAGADAELAWNPEFLREGFAVQDTLHPDRIVVGVTSERAETVLREVYAGPIGEGTPFVVADFPTAELVKTAANAFLATKISFINAMAEVSEAAGGDVVKLAEAIGHDDRIGHKFLRAGIGFGGGCLPKDIRAFMARAGELGADQALTFLREVDSINMRRRTHMVELAREAVGGGFLGRRIAVLGATFKPDSDDVRDSPALNVAGQIHLQGGQVTVYDPKGMENAKRLFPTLGYAPTALEAVRGAEVVLHLTEWREFRELDPAALAEVAGRRHILDGRNALDPVLWRKAGWTYRAMGRPSA; this is encoded by the coding sequence ATGCCTCTGAAGCTCACCGTCATCGGCACCGGCTACCTCGGCGCCACTCACGCAGCCGCCATGGCGGAACTGGGATTCGAGGTGCTCGGGCTCGACATCGATCCGCGCAAGATCGAGATGCTCGCGCGCGGCAAGGTGCCGATGTACGAGCCGGGCCTGGAAGAACTGCTCGCCCAGCACGTGGCCGGGATGGACGGCTCCAGCGGGCGGCTGCGCTTCACCACCTCCTGGGAGGAGGTGGCGGACTTCGGCGACGTGCACTTCGTCTGCGTGAACACCCCGCAGAAGCACAACGAGTACGCCTGCGACATGAGTTACGTGGAGAGCGCCTTCTCCCTGCTCGCCCCGCATCTGCGCCGCCCGGCGCTGGTGGTCGGCAAGTCCACGGTGCCGGTCGGCAGCGCCGAGCGGCTGGCGCAGACGCTGCGCACGCTCGCCCCGGCCGGCGCGGACGCGGAGCTGGCCTGGAACCCGGAGTTCCTGCGCGAGGGCTTCGCCGTCCAGGACACCCTGCATCCCGACCGGATCGTGGTGGGCGTGACCAGCGAGCGTGCCGAGACGGTGCTGCGTGAGGTGTACGCGGGTCCGATCGGAGAGGGCACGCCGTTCGTGGTGGCCGACTTCCCGACCGCCGAGCTGGTGAAGACGGCCGCGAACGCCTTCCTCGCCACCAAGATCTCCTTCATCAACGCGATGGCCGAGGTCAGCGAGGCGGCGGGCGGCGATGTCGTCAAGCTCGCCGAGGCGATCGGGCACGACGACCGGATCGGCCACAAATTCCTGCGGGCCGGCATCGGCTTCGGCGGCGGCTGCCTGCCCAAGGACATCAGGGCCTTCATGGCCCGGGCCGGCGAGCTGGGCGCCGACCAGGCGCTGACCTTCCTGCGCGAGGTCGACTCGATCAACATGCGGCGCCGCACCCACATGGTGGAGCTGGCCCGTGAGGCGGTCGGCGGCGGCTTCCTGGGCCGCCGGATCGCGGTCCTGGGCGCGACCTTCAAGCCGGACTCGGACGACGTACGCGACTCCCCCGCGCTGAATGTGGCGGGCCAGATCCACCTCCAGGGCGGCCAGGTCACCGTCTACGACCCCAAGGGCATGGAGAACGCCAAGCGGCTCTTCCCGACCCTGGGCTACGCCCCTACGGCGCTGGAGGCGGTACGCGGCGCCGAGGTGGTCCTGCACCTCACCGAGTGGCGCGAGTTCCGCGAGCTGGACCCGGCCGCGCTCGCCGAGGTGGCCGGGCGGCGGCACATCCTGGACGGGCGGAACGCGCTGGACCCGGTGCTGTGGCGCAAGGCGGGGTGGACGTACCGGGCGATGGGGCGGCCTTCGGCCTGA